A window of Pseudobdellovibrionaceae bacterium contains these coding sequences:
- a CDS encoding M23 family metallopeptidase — translation SSGRATGVHLHFELLRFRQPVDPSAYLVFHSNVAKR, via the coding sequence TCTAGTGGAAGAGCTACAGGCGTGCATTTGCATTTCGAATTATTACGATTTAGGCAACCCGTAGACCCTAGTGCTTACTTAGTGTTTCACTCTAATGTAGCTAAAAGATAG